The following are encoded in a window of Rosa chinensis cultivar Old Blush chromosome 4, RchiOBHm-V2, whole genome shotgun sequence genomic DNA:
- the LOC112200519 gene encoding lignin-forming anionic peroxidase: MMKSFSSNANVALVALLLLLALMSTASSAKLSSTFYDKACPNALATIRKSIRTAVSAERRMAASLIRFHFHDCFVQGCDASILLDDTSSITGEKNALPNQNSVRGYEVIDNAKSEVEKLCPGVVSCADIVAVAARDASVAVGGPDWAVKLGRRDSTTASKTLAESSLPSFLDSLESLANRFAGNGLNIRDLVALSGAHSIGQAQCFTFRGRIYSNTSDIDANFARTRGRGCPAANNVGDANLAPLDLVTPNQLDNSYFKNLIQKKGLLASDQVLFSGGSTDSIVSEYSSKPANFIADFAAAMIKMGNINPLTGSNGQIRRICSALN, from the exons ATGATGAAGTCTTTTAGCTCCAATGCAAATGTTGCCTTAGTTGCTTTGCTGTTGTTGCTTGCCCTGATGAGCACAGCAAGCTCAGCTAAGCTCTCCTCGACATTTTATGACAAAGCCTGTCCAAATGCTCTCGCTACTATCAGAAAATCAATAAGAACAGCAGTCTCAGCAGAACGTCGGATGGCAGCCTCCCTAATCCGCTTCCATTTCCATGATTGCTTTGTTCAG GGTTGTGATGCATCAATCTTACTTGACGATACTTCTTCTATCACAGGCGAAAAGAACGCACTGCCTAATCAGAACTCTGTGAGAGGATATGAAGTCATAGATAATGCCAAATCTGAAGTGGAGAAACTATGCCCTGGTGTAGTTTCTTGTGCAGATATCGTCGCCGTGGCTGCTAGGGATGCTTCAGTTGCC GTTGGAGGTCCAGACTGGGCGGTGAAGCTTGGAAGAAGAGATTCGACCACAGCAAGCAAAACTCTAGCTGAAAGCTCGCTTCCCAGTTTCTTAGACAGCCTCGAAAGCCTTGCTAACAGATTTGCTGGTAATGGCCTCAATATCAGAGATTTGGTTGCGCTATCCGGTGCACATTCAATTGGACAAGCTCAGTGCTTCACATTCCGCGGTAGAATCTACAGCAACACCAGTGACATTGATGCAAACTTTGCTCGTACTCGCGGACGTGGTTGTCCAGCAGCAAATAACGTTGGTGATGCAAATTTGGCACCACTTGATTTGGTGACACCTAATCAATTGGACAACAGCTACTTCAAGAACTTGATCCAGAAGAAGGGTCTTCTTGCATCTGATCAAGTTCTCTTTAGTGGAGGATCCACAGACAGCATTGTCTCGGAGTATAGCTCAAAACCTGCAAACTTCATAGCTGATTTTGCCGCCGCCATGATCAAGATGGGAAACATTAACCCTCTCACTGGCTCAAATGGGCAGATAAGAAGGATATGTAGTGCTCTCAACTAA